Proteins from a single region of Alloscardovia omnicolens:
- the sufB gene encoding Fe-S cluster assembly protein SufB: MNKYIDARGGVNAEKLQQDDELISQFGEYSYGWHDSDEAGKAAKKGIDENVVREISADKGEPEWMLDIRLRGYKAFVEKPMPDWGVDLSGFDADDFKYYVKPIDKQAKSWEELPDDIRNTYDRLGIPEAEKNRLVSGVAAQYESEVIYNSIRDDLAAQGVIFVDTDTAVREYPDLVKKYFGTVVSPEDNKFGALNTAAWSGGSFVYVPKGVHVEIPLQAYFRINTPAMGQFERTLIIADEGSYVHYVEGCTAPIYSEDSLHAAIVEIIVEKHARVRYTTVQNWSNNVYNLVTQRAYVREGGTMEWVDGNIGSKATMKYPACILAEPYAKAETMSLGFAGKGQYQDTGAKMIHLAPHTSSTIVAKSISRGGGRSAYRGLVKIVKGAEGSSSNVVCDALLVDDFSRSDTYPHVDVREDDVSMAHEATVSKVSEDQLFYLMSRGIEEKEAMGMIVRGFVEPISRELPMEYALELNRLVELQMEGSVG; encoded by the coding sequence ATGAATAAATACATCGATGCTCGCGGTGGCGTAAATGCAGAAAAACTTCAACAAGATGATGAATTAATTTCTCAGTTTGGTGAATATAGCTACGGTTGGCATGACTCTGATGAAGCAGGTAAAGCTGCTAAAAAGGGTATTGATGAGAACGTTGTTCGAGAAATTTCAGCAGACAAGGGCGAACCTGAATGGATGCTGGACATACGTTTGCGCGGTTATAAGGCTTTCGTTGAGAAGCCAATGCCGGATTGGGGAGTAGACCTCAGCGGCTTTGATGCAGACGATTTTAAGTATTACGTTAAGCCTATTGATAAGCAAGCAAAAAGCTGGGAAGAACTGCCAGACGATATTCGCAATACATACGATCGTTTAGGTATTCCTGAAGCTGAAAAGAATCGTTTGGTGTCTGGTGTTGCAGCTCAGTACGAGTCTGAAGTTATTTATAACTCCATTCGCGATGATCTAGCTGCTCAAGGCGTTATTTTCGTGGATACTGATACAGCAGTGAGAGAGTATCCGGACTTAGTTAAAAAGTATTTCGGTACTGTTGTATCTCCTGAAGATAATAAGTTTGGTGCTTTAAATACTGCTGCATGGTCGGGTGGATCTTTTGTATACGTTCCTAAGGGCGTGCACGTTGAGATTCCATTGCAGGCTTATTTCCGCATTAACACTCCTGCTATGGGACAGTTTGAGCGTACTCTGATTATTGCTGATGAAGGCTCTTATGTGCACTATGTAGAAGGATGTACAGCTCCTATTTATAGTGAAGACTCCTTGCACGCAGCCATTGTGGAAATTATTGTAGAAAAGCACGCACGCGTGCGCTACACCACTGTTCAGAACTGGTCAAATAACGTGTATAACCTCGTGACCCAGCGCGCATATGTGCGTGAGGGCGGCACAATGGAATGGGTAGATGGAAATATTGGTTCTAAAGCAACCATGAAATATCCTGCCTGCATTCTGGCTGAACCATATGCTAAAGCTGAAACGATGTCTTTGGGCTTCGCTGGTAAGGGACAGTATCAGGATACTGGTGCGAAAATGATTCACTTAGCACCTCATACCAGTTCTACTATTGTTGCTAAGTCTATTTCGCGCGGCGGTGGGCGTTCAGCATATCGTGGACTGGTGAAAATCGTTAAGGGCGCTGAAGGATCAAGCTCAAACGTTGTCTGCGATGCGTTGCTTGTTGATGATTTCTCTCGCTCCGATACCTATCCTCACGTAGATGTGCGTGAAGATGACGTATCTATGGCGCATGAAGCAACCGTTTCTAAAGTGTCTGAAGATCAGCTCTTCTATCTGATGAGCCGCGGTATTGAAGAAAAAGAAGCAATGGGCATGATTGTGCGCGGCTTCGTTGAACCAATTTCTCGCGAATTGCCTATGGAGTACGCTTTGGAGCTGAATCGTTTGGTAGAACTGCAAATGGAAGGATCAGTGGGATAA
- the sufD gene encoding Fe-S cluster assembly protein SufD: MATRKEINIPVADPNNPYAIPAAMPSSADRNPRSFDVADFPVPHKKQEDWRFTPVERIAEFADIFEPAQQLTFELTSIDGSEAPAGVSFETISKSQAPAGTVSQPNDRVSAVEWASGSQALHLHMSEDTRVPVLLKITSNSFDLDSLHLVITTAPHVHADVVVEHFGDARIAEGVEISTGDFSEVSATFIHEWSDKSKHVGNHRIHVGKGATLRHSVVTLGGDVVRIRMDQDFGGEQGDLTMLGIYFSESGEHIEHRTMVVHNHPECKSRVIYKGALSEQNAHSTWVGNALIEPTAPGTDSYELNRNLILVPGAIADSEPNLEIENGNIVGAGHASSVGRFDDEELFYLMSRGIPEKEAQKLVVAGFFNELIEEIGIPAISEHLMNTVHARLER, from the coding sequence ATGGCCACACGTAAAGAAATCAATATTCCAGTAGCAGATCCTAATAATCCATATGCTATTCCAGCAGCTATGCCATCTAGCGCGGACCGTAATCCTCGCTCTTTTGATGTAGCAGATTTCCCTGTGCCACATAAAAAGCAAGAAGATTGGCGTTTCACCCCAGTTGAACGTATTGCAGAGTTTGCTGATATCTTTGAACCAGCCCAGCAGCTGACATTTGAGCTGACTTCTATTGATGGAAGTGAAGCTCCTGCTGGAGTCAGTTTTGAAACAATCAGCAAAAGTCAGGCGCCAGCAGGTACAGTATCTCAGCCAAATGATCGTGTATCTGCAGTCGAATGGGCGAGCGGCAGCCAAGCACTTCATCTCCATATGAGTGAAGACACTCGCGTTCCTGTGCTTTTGAAAATCACAAGCAATAGTTTTGATCTGGACAGCCTCCATCTGGTTATTACTACTGCACCTCATGTGCATGCCGATGTTGTTGTAGAACATTTCGGTGATGCTCGTATTGCTGAGGGCGTGGAAATCTCTACTGGAGATTTTTCTGAAGTATCTGCCACCTTTATTCATGAGTGGTCTGATAAGTCCAAGCATGTGGGCAATCATCGCATTCATGTGGGTAAAGGCGCCACCTTGCGCCATAGTGTTGTTACCCTTGGCGGCGACGTTGTGCGCATTCGCATGGATCAAGACTTCGGCGGCGAGCAGGGCGATTTAACCATGTTGGGCATTTACTTCTCTGAATCCGGAGAACATATTGAGCATCGCACAATGGTGGTGCACAATCATCCAGAATGCAAGTCGCGCGTTATCTATAAGGGAGCTCTTTCCGAGCAGAATGCTCATTCCACGTGGGTGGGTAATGCTTTGATTGAGCCAACTGCACCAGGTACTGACTCCTATGAGCTCAATCGTAACCTCATTCTGGTTCCGGGAGCTATTGCTGATTCTGAGCCAAATCTGGAAATTGAAAACGGAAATATTGTGGGAGCTGGACACGCTTCATCTGTAGGACGTTTTGACGATGAAGAACTGTTCTACTTAATGAGTCGCGGTATTCCAGAAAAGGAAGCACAAAAGTTGGTGGTTGCTGGATTCTTTAATGAATTGATTGAAGAAATCGGTATTCCCGCTATTTCTGAGCATTTGATGAACACAGTTCACGCCCGTCTTGAAAGGTAA
- the sufC gene encoding Fe-S cluster assembly ATPase SufC gives MSVIEIKDLHASVETNEGRKQILKGVNLTINSNETHAIMGPNGSGKSTLAYTLAGHPKYEVDSGQVLLDGVDILPMTPDERAQAGLFLAMQYPVEVPGVAMTNFLRTAKTAIDGEAPAIRQWTKDLNAAMKNLRMDSKFATRSVNEGFSGGEKKRAEVLQLELLKPKFAILDETDSGLDVDALRIVSEGVNRAKDNTGLGIMMVTHYTRILKYIKPDIVHVFADGHIVETAEPELADYLEENGYDKYLPEGTTESAQA, from the coding sequence ATGTCTGTTATTGAAATTAAAGATCTTCACGCTTCTGTGGAGACAAACGAGGGTCGTAAGCAGATCCTTAAAGGTGTTAATTTAACTATTAATTCCAACGAAACTCACGCTATTATGGGCCCTAATGGTTCAGGTAAGTCCACCTTAGCGTACACGCTGGCAGGTCATCCTAAGTATGAAGTGGATTCAGGCCAAGTTTTGCTTGACGGCGTAGATATTTTGCCTATGACTCCTGATGAGCGTGCTCAGGCTGGATTGTTCTTGGCTATGCAATATCCAGTTGAGGTGCCAGGCGTGGCTATGACCAACTTTTTGCGCACTGCAAAGACAGCCATTGACGGTGAAGCTCCTGCTATTCGTCAGTGGACAAAAGATCTGAACGCTGCCATGAAGAACTTGCGCATGGATTCCAAATTTGCAACGCGTTCTGTGAACGAAGGTTTCTCTGGTGGTGAGAAGAAGCGTGCTGAAGTTTTGCAGCTGGAACTGCTCAAGCCTAAGTTCGCTATTTTGGATGAAACTGATTCTGGTCTCGATGTGGACGCATTGCGCATTGTGTCTGAAGGTGTGAACCGCGCTAAAGATAATACTGGTTTGGGTATTATGATGGTGACGCATTACACCCGCATTTTGAAGTACATTAAACCAGATATTGTTCATGTTTTCGCAGATGGACATATTGTAGAAACAGCTGAACCAGAACTGGCTGATTACTTGGAAGAGAATGGTTACGATAAGTATCTTCCTGAAGGAACTACAGAATCTGCTCAAGCATAA